A part of Schistosoma mansoni strain Puerto Rico chromosome W, complete genome genomic DNA contains:
- a CDS encoding putative rho gtpase activating protein — MSSKLPAQILGNTRTSTAPTSLSGQAELETAYSNLDSHSFGTSKTLSDRFGDFLTLPSERCLSTSQAPPRHPSQSSSYDWDTSNTPSRTANLQNVDRIPKSGNLNGLFILHVIAGKGLNSTHIIVRDLYCVIEMDSVRKARSMIRTSTSYFEWNEVFELDMEDNRFLAVLLYQWDPRTKHRLCFYGGIDLKNLLGKLTSSNIASTSNTSTDELILSPSVSILSKNVYKIALQLEPRGVLYLELSHIPLEKLFHRNQHLLSTSALSSTSTDRLLFGVSIDELIERERVICQITGLYSPKQLIYQNTNDYMFIPLFIKKCVEEIDKRGSDVVGVYRLAGSVWMKLQVRELFNRVTKSTLKAIVHEDAKAIKDIIQLVDLSAQRIPDIHAITGKLFCKQNVLN; from the coding sequence ATGTCTTCTAAACTTCCTGCCCAAATTCTTGGAAATACTCGAACGTCTACTGCACCAACTAGTCTTTCCGGTCAAGCTGAATTAGAAACGGCTTATTCAAATTTAGATTCACATTCTTTCGGAACGTCAAAAACGTTATCAGATCGTTTTGGAGATTTCCTAACTTTACCAAGTGAAAGATGTTTATCAACCTCTCAGGCTCCACCACGTCATCCTTCACAATCTTCTTCATACGACTGGGACACTTCGAATACTCCGTCTAGAACAGCAAATTTACAAAATGTCGATCGTATCCCAAAATCTGGTAACCTTAATGGATTATTTATTTTGCATGTTATTGCAGGCAAAGGTTTAAATTCTACACACATTATTGTCAGAGATCTTTACTGTGTCATTGAAATGGACTCTGTTCGTAAGGCACGTTCCATGATACGTACTAGTACAAGTTATTTCGAATGGAATGAGGTATTTGAACTTGATATGGAAGATAATAGATTTTTAGCTGTCTTACTTTATCAGTGGGACCCACGTACCAAGCATCGTTTATGTTTTTATGGAGGAATTGACTTGAAAAATTTGCTTGGTAAATTAACATCAAGTAATATAGCATCAACATCCAATACTTCAACAGATGAACTTATTCTCAGCCCTTCTGTATCAATTTTATCCAAAAATGTGTATAAAATTGCCCTGCAACTTGAACCAAGAGGTGTATTATACCTGGAACTTTCACATATACCGTTGGAAAAATTATTTCATCGTAATCAACATCTGTTAAGCACAAGTGCATTGAGCTCAACTAGTACTGATCGATTGTTATTTGGTGTATCGATCGATGAATTGATTGAGCGTGAACGTGTTATATGTCAAATTACTGGATTGTATTCTCCAAAACAATTGATTTATCAAAACACAAATGATTATATGTTTATACCATTATTTATTAAGAAATGTGTTGAAGAAATTGACAAACGTGGATCAGACGTTGTTGGTGTTTATCGTTTAGCCGGTTCTGTATGGATGAAATTACAAGTACGTGAATTATTTAATCGAGTTACAAAGTCCACACTAAAAGCTATAGTTCATGAAGACGCTAAAGCTATTAAGGATATTATACAATTAGTGGATTTATCAGCCCAGCGTATTCCAGATATTCATGCTATTACTGGTAagttattttgcaaacaaaACGTTTTAAATTAA